In Primulina eburnea isolate SZY01 chromosome 5, ASM2296580v1, whole genome shotgun sequence, a single window of DNA contains:
- the LOC140831497 gene encoding uncharacterized protein has translation MADDTDKSNAPPPPSSSRNDHTSHFFLGSQDKPGDLITPVRLQHDNYDEWARSICLALLSRRKFDFVDGTIMEPKAPFTTEDWLTIHSMLVSWLMNTMDQDVKSTISFCDDAKLLWIEMQECFSVVNGPQIQELKTDLAKCEQSQNMHVSTYFGKLKVLWDELATHEPIITCMENVNLIWVRHMKIDEIMSVFINF, from the coding sequence ATGGCCGACGACACTGATAAGTCTAATGCTCCACCTCCACCTTCATCTTCTCGAAATGACCATACTTCACATTTTTTTCTTGGCTCGCAAGACAAACCTGGAGATCTCATCACTCCAGTCCGTCTTCAACACGACAATTATGATGAATGGGCAAGGTCCATTTGTCTTGCTTTGCTATCTCGCCGGAAATTCGATTTCGTCGATGGCACAATTATGGAACCTAAAGCACCTTTCACAACGGAGGATTGGCTTACCATTCATTCGATGCTTGTTTCCTGGCTAATGAACACTATGGATCAGGACGTGAAGTCCACTATCTCCTTTTGTGATGATGCTAAACTCTTGTGGATTGAAATGCAGGAATGCTTCTCTGTCGTTAATGGGCCCCAAATTCAAGAGTTAAAAACTGATTTAGCCAAGTGTGAGCAATCCCAGAACATGCATGTTTCTACATATTTTGGGAAGCTTAAAGTTTTGTGGGATGAATTGGCTACTCATGAACCCATTATTACGTGTATGGAAAATGTGAATTTAATTTGGGTAAGGCACATGAAAATCGACGAAATCATGAGCGTTTTCATCAATTTTTGA
- the LOC140831818 gene encoding uncharacterized protein, translating to MGLNYDYYAQLRTNLLSQEPLPSLDRAYQQISQEKRVRGITRARVSPPEVVGFAILSERRGRAKPEKIDKSGLMCSHCHRPGHDIVTCFQLLGYPEWWGDRSCTQGATYDRGKGGGRRDIDPPVAGRGRGAIVRAVAVDGCNNMVEASVNGQKNSSNAIACTSNTTASLPNLSAEKWQTIAAMFCNSQSFTDRLHGPSYEEADWNR from the exons ATGGGtttaaattatgattattatgCTCAACTACGTACTAATTTGTTGTCTCAAGAACCTTTACCCTCTCTTGACCGTGCCTATCAACAAATTAGTCAAGAAAAACGTGTTCGTGGAATTACTCGTGCTCGAGTATCTCCACCGGAAGTGGTGGGTTTTGCCATTCTTTCGGAAAGACGTGGCCGAGCGAAACCAGAGAAGATTGACAAGTCTGGTCTAATGTGTTCTCACTGTCACCGACCCGGACATGACATTGTTACCTGTTTTCAGCTTCTTGGGTATCCAGAATGGTGGGGAGATAGATCTTGCACTCAAGGAGCCACTTATGATCGTGGAAAAGGTGGTGGTCGTCGTGACATAGACCCACCCGTGGCTGGTCGGGGCAGAGGAGCCATTGTGCGTGCGGTGGCGGTAGACGGGTGTAACAACATGGTTGAAGCTTCGGTTAATGGGCAGAAAAATTCTTCCAATGCTATAGCTTGCACGTCAAACACTACAGCTTCTCTTCCGAATCTGAGTGCGGAAAAATGGCAGACAATAGCAGCTATGTTTTGTAATTCTCAGTCCTTTACCGATCGTCTACATG GACCGTCATACGAAGAAGCTGATTGgaacagatga